In one window of Poriferisphaera corsica DNA:
- a CDS encoding sigma-70 family RNA polymerase sigma factor, producing MDTSDGSCIDAFGRKRIAYHARQLQEQLQLSWREREELSQELAVGLLAAMKRFDPAKANQKTFIDRALGRYVLHQKRKLINRGKYASLIANFDDISPFFDPICNDPKQGEFSEQDRIDLRLDLQVVLAKLPERERKIVSLLTHYSISDVAELFGIHRSSMYRIIVRLRERLIRAGLVVFQKQRNKFRFDADIEGEGKLFLYERGAR from the coding sequence ATGGATACGAGCGATGGTTCATGCATTGATGCGTTTGGCCGAAAGCGGATTGCATACCACGCCAGGCAACTGCAAGAGCAATTGCAATTGTCGTGGCGAGAGCGGGAAGAGCTTTCACAGGAATTGGCGGTGGGTTTACTTGCCGCGATGAAGCGGTTTGATCCGGCGAAGGCGAACCAGAAAACGTTTATCGATCGTGCTCTTGGCCGGTATGTCCTGCACCAGAAGAGAAAGCTGATCAATCGAGGTAAGTATGCTTCGTTAATCGCTAACTTCGATGATATATCCCCTTTCTTTGATCCGATCTGTAACGATCCTAAGCAGGGTGAATTTAGCGAGCAGGACAGAATAGATCTGAGGTTGGACTTACAGGTGGTACTAGCCAAATTACCGGAGCGCGAACGGAAGATCGTTTCGCTTTTAACACATTACAGCATTTCTGATGTCGCTGAACTGTTCGGTATTCATCGCAGTTCGATGTACCGGATTATTGTTCGATTGCGCGAGCGGTTAATACGTGCGGGCCTAGTGGTTTTCCAAAAACAGCGCAACAAATTTCGTTTTGACGCAGATATAGAGGGTGAAGGGAAATTGTTTCTTTATGAGAGAGGTGCGCGATGA
- a CDS encoding DNA cytosine methyltransferase, with protein MTERLNIPIVDLFAGPGGLGEGFSAYRNSEGGNPFNIAISIEKDERAHMTLQLRSFFRQFGNSVPNDYYNILSDTSRLLPERLKELYNTFSKEAEQASSETWQAELGEEKHNNVRKRIAASIGERKPWVLIGGPPCQAYSLVGRSRNKGNQSYKPDDDKRQYLYVEYLHVIAEHQPAIFVMENVKGLLSATVKNKRMFERIVADLKNPTDALKREKRVVRPAPSTKNESKYEIFSLTQKGNYRVENFQDYVVKMEDYGIPQARHRVIILGVRKDLLGHITPNKLTPQKQINTKSILQGLPKLRSGLSKEVDSGTNWYQHIKEIQNRKWFSDLLNSSDENLACKLKTTLEKITIPKHDRGGEFVEYNLSIGHNKDWFLDDRLEGAWNHTTRGHIVKDIYRYLFVSSFGAAHKRSPVLADFPKYLLPNHDNVKSALNGSLFADRFRVQLGNRPSTTITSHISKDGHYYIHHDPAQCRSLTVREAARLQTFPDNYFFCGPRTSQYGQVGNAVPPLLANQIADIVFQLLNDTGILN; from the coding sequence TTGACGGAACGATTAAACATCCCGATAGTAGATTTATTTGCAGGCCCCGGTGGCCTAGGTGAAGGTTTTAGCGCATATCGTAATAGCGAGGGCGGCAATCCATTTAATATTGCAATATCAATCGAAAAAGATGAACGAGCTCATATGACATTGCAGCTTCGTAGCTTTTTTAGACAATTTGGGAATTCAGTACCAAACGATTATTACAACATCCTTAGCGATACAAGCCGCTTATTACCTGAGCGTTTAAAAGAACTATACAACACATTTAGTAAAGAAGCCGAACAAGCTTCTTCAGAAACATGGCAAGCAGAACTGGGCGAAGAAAAGCACAACAATGTTAGAAAACGTATTGCAGCATCAATTGGAGAAAGAAAACCTTGGGTATTAATTGGTGGACCACCATGCCAAGCATATTCATTAGTAGGACGATCCAGAAACAAAGGAAATCAAAGTTATAAACCCGATGACGATAAAAGGCAGTATCTATATGTCGAATATCTGCACGTTATTGCCGAACATCAACCAGCAATCTTTGTCATGGAAAATGTCAAAGGTCTGCTTTCGGCGACGGTTAAAAACAAGAGAATGTTCGAACGCATAGTAGCTGATTTAAAAAATCCAACAGATGCGTTAAAGCGAGAAAAAAGAGTCGTTCGACCCGCACCAAGTACAAAGAATGAATCTAAATATGAAATATTTTCATTAACACAAAAAGGAAATTACAGGGTTGAAAATTTCCAAGATTATGTAGTCAAAATGGAAGACTATGGTATCCCACAGGCTAGACATAGGGTTATCATTTTAGGCGTACGTAAAGATCTTCTTGGACATATAACTCCCAATAAACTTACTCCACAAAAACAAATCAATACCAAAAGTATCTTGCAGGGACTGCCTAAATTACGCTCTGGACTGTCTAAAGAAGTAGATTCCGGCACTAACTGGTATCAACACATAAAAGAAATCCAAAACCGCAAATGGTTTTCTGATTTACTTAACAGCTCAGACGAAAATCTTGCATGTAAGCTGAAAACAACACTCGAGAAAATCACCATTCCCAAGCATGACCGAGGTGGTGAATTTGTAGAATATAACTTGTCAATTGGTCACAACAAAGATTGGTTTTTAGATGATCGTCTAGAAGGCGCATGGAATCATACAACACGTGGGCACATTGTAAAAGATATCTATCGATATCTTTTTGTGTCCAGTTTTGGTGCGGCACACAAACGCTCGCCCGTCTTAGCCGACTTTCCTAAGTATCTATTGCCAAACCATGACAACGTAAAAAGTGCGCTTAACGGCAGTCTTTTTGCCGACCGTTTTCGTGTTCAGTTAGGCAACCGCCCATCAACTACAATTACTAGCCATATATCAAAAGATGGGCACTACTATATACACCACGACCCTGCTCAATGCCGAAGCTTGACTGTTCGCGAAGCAGCCAGGCTACAAACGTTCCCGGACAATTATTTTTTCTGTGGACCTCGAACATCACAATATGGGCAAGTAGGCAATGCTGTACCTCCACTGCTTGCTAACCAAATTGCTGATATTGTTTTTCAGTTACTTAATGATACTGGAATTCTGAATTAA
- a CDS encoding ATP-binding protein, whose product MSLLKQIHIGKKQMPPRMLIYGTEGIGKSTLASHAPDAIFIPTEDGLGEIDCSSFPLAKNCEAVIDAIDVLINEEHQFQTVVIDSLDWLERLVWDQLCKEYGTSSIEKVDGGYARGYIHALTHWRRILNGLDELRTKRGMCTILLAHAKVETFSDPEVGAYDRFSPRLHKHANAVVTEWADAVLFATRKVITRTEDAGFNRTRTLASGLGKEGGDRILRCVGSPSCVAKNRYGLPAELPLSWQAIMNALIQTNNQKEQRNG is encoded by the coding sequence ATGTCATTACTCAAGCAGATTCATATTGGCAAGAAGCAGATGCCGCCACGGATGTTGATCTACGGCACAGAAGGGATTGGTAAATCGACGTTAGCTTCGCATGCACCTGACGCCATATTCATCCCGACAGAAGACGGGTTAGGTGAAATCGATTGCTCAAGCTTTCCGCTGGCTAAAAATTGTGAAGCGGTTATTGATGCGATTGATGTACTGATTAATGAAGAGCATCAATTCCAGACCGTCGTGATCGATTCACTCGACTGGCTCGAACGTTTAGTGTGGGATCAGCTCTGCAAAGAGTATGGCACAAGCAGTATCGAAAAAGTCGATGGCGGCTATGCGCGTGGTTACATCCATGCGTTAACCCATTGGCGCAGAATCCTCAATGGGCTGGATGAACTGCGAACCAAACGCGGCATGTGCACGATCCTTTTAGCCCACGCCAAAGTCGAAACATTTTCAGATCCGGAAGTTGGCGCTTACGACCGGTTCTCGCCGCGATTACACAAGCATGCCAATGCGGTGGTGACCGAATGGGCTGATGCGGTACTGTTCGCCACGCGTAAAGTGATTACGCGCACCGAAGATGCAGGATTTAATCGCACACGCACTCTGGCCTCGGGATTAGGTAAGGAGGGTGGGGACAGAATACTTAGGTGTGTAGGTAGCCCATCATGTGTGGCAAAGAATCGTTACGGCTTACCCGCGGAGTTGCCACTGTCGTGGCAGGCGATCATGAATGCATTGATTCAAACGAACAATCAAAAGGAGCAACGCAATGGCTAA
- a CDS encoding very short patch repair endonuclease, protein MTDRISPEHRSWNMSRIRSKNTKPELIVRSLLYKMGYRFRLHRKDLPGKPDIVLPKYKTVIFVHGCYWHRHADCKLAYKPKSHIHFWQNKFSKTIKRDRLRTKQIQDLGWRVIIIWECETANTEILTNKIRGCHR, encoded by the coding sequence ATGACAGATCGCATTAGCCCCGAACACCGAAGCTGGAACATGTCAAGGATTCGTTCCAAAAACACAAAGCCTGAGCTTATTGTACGTTCTTTACTATACAAAATGGGGTATCGATTCAGGCTTCATCGCAAAGATTTACCTGGGAAACCTGACATTGTCTTACCCAAATACAAGACTGTGATTTTCGTTCATGGTTGTTATTGGCATAGACATGCCGACTGCAAACTAGCTTATAAACCCAAATCTCATATTCATTTTTGGCAAAATAAATTTAGCAAAACTATTAAAAGAGACAGGCTGCGAACCAAACAGATCCAAGATTTGGGTTGGCGAGTAATCATCATCTGGGAATGCGAAACCGCTAACACAGAAATACTAACTAATAAAATTAGGGGCTGTCATAGATAA
- a CDS encoding nuclease-related domain-containing DEAD/DEAH box helicase, which produces MAYMVPREVKSETVSRAERMLFTRFRRELPDNYIVLHSLGLKNHSTKIWGECDFVVISPYAILVLEVKGGRINFVNGEWIFTNRNGTNFVKSEGPFEQAKSAMFAVREIVNQHCSSQAIVGYGVMMPDDKFISDCIEIEQQVLWDIRNKQSSLDVYLKQIIDYWRHQYQKKYNANPVNLTAKQIDEIRRALRPDIRSARTLDSMLCQVESEQVELTEEQIDVLTRIDNNSRTLVSGSAGTGKTILAMDKAIRLAESGKKTLYVCYNKLLGDHLNNTAKDIDNLTAISLHSWFMSVVKNSNLGHHLVNCGDEKYFSEQLPRLYMDALTQLDESYIFDCLIIDEAQDLLTESYFDALDLTLRKGINSGECHIFMDPLQNIYSQSNDDILEELNDTGFVKYELSVNCRNTKQIAVAASIVSGLDVSTNKAVEGQNCDVEFVDDLDWQDKIEKIISKYIKNHIEVKDIIILGPRKLEKSSLANMDRIYKIKIRNLNQKSELQSKKYIDYSTIHSYKGLERRAVVVIDIQDLNDSYFQLLHYCGLTRARSMMTVLVNKREKEVYDEFARQYGIRQSSKIN; this is translated from the coding sequence ATGGCTTATATGGTTCCAAGAGAGGTTAAAAGCGAAACTGTAAGTCGTGCAGAGCGTATGCTTTTTACAAGATTTCGACGAGAGCTACCAGACAATTATATCGTACTGCATTCTCTTGGGTTGAAAAATCATAGTACAAAAATATGGGGAGAATGCGATTTTGTCGTGATAAGCCCTTATGCAATTCTTGTACTTGAAGTAAAAGGTGGAAGAATTAATTTTGTAAACGGGGAGTGGATATTTACGAACCGCAATGGGACTAATTTTGTTAAATCAGAAGGGCCATTTGAGCAAGCAAAATCAGCAATGTTTGCTGTTAGAGAAATTGTGAATCAGCATTGCTCTAGTCAAGCTATTGTAGGTTATGGCGTGATGATGCCAGATGATAAGTTTATTAGTGATTGTATCGAGATTGAACAGCAGGTCTTATGGGATATTCGTAACAAACAATCTTCATTAGATGTTTATTTGAAACAGATTATCGACTATTGGCGTCATCAATATCAGAAAAAGTATAATGCAAACCCTGTTAATCTTACTGCAAAACAGATAGATGAGATCCGCAGAGCATTGAGGCCGGACATAAGGTCAGCCAGAACATTAGATAGTATGTTGTGTCAAGTTGAATCTGAACAAGTAGAGCTGACAGAAGAACAAATAGATGTGTTGACAAGGATTGATAATAATTCGAGAACTTTGGTTTCTGGATCCGCTGGAACAGGTAAAACTATATTAGCTATGGATAAAGCTATCCGGCTAGCGGAAAGTGGAAAAAAAACGCTGTATGTATGTTACAATAAATTACTTGGTGATCATTTAAATAATACTGCAAAAGACATTGATAATTTAACTGCAATTTCATTACATTCATGGTTTATGTCCGTGGTAAAGAATTCTAATTTAGGGCATCACTTAGTTAATTGTGGAGATGAAAAATATTTTTCAGAACAGTTGCCACGGCTTTATATGGATGCATTAACACAGTTAGATGAAAGCTATATATTTGATTGTTTGATAATAGACGAAGCCCAAGATTTGTTGACAGAAAGTTACTTTGATGCGTTGGATCTAACACTAAGAAAAGGCATAAATTCTGGGGAATGCCATATATTTATGGACCCTTTGCAGAATATATATTCTCAGAGCAATGATGATATTCTAGAAGAGTTAAATGATACAGGTTTTGTTAAATATGAGCTATCAGTAAATTGTCGCAACACAAAACAAATTGCAGTAGCGGCATCCATTGTTTCGGGATTAGATGTTTCCACAAACAAGGCTGTAGAAGGACAGAATTGCGATGTAGAATTTGTAGACGACTTAGACTGGCAGGATAAAATTGAGAAAATTATTAGTAAATATATAAAAAATCACATTGAAGTGAAAGATATTATTATTTTAGGGCCTAGAAAATTAGAAAAATCATCACTTGCTAACATGGATCGTATTTACAAAATTAAAATACGAAATCTCAATCAGAAGTCAGAATTACAGAGCAAAAAGTATATCGATTATTCTACCATTCATTCGTACAAAGGATTGGAACGACGTGCTGTTGTTGTAATTGATATTCAAGATTTAAATGATAGTTATTTCCAACTTTTACACTATTGTGGTCTTACTAGAGCTCGCAGTATGATGACTGTTCTAGTAAATAAGAGAGAAAAAGAAGTATATGATGAATTTGCCCGTCAATATGGTATTCGTCAATCTTCGAAGATTAATTGA
- a CDS encoding DUF669 domain-containing protein gives MANLNGFNASEVEPNHVFEAIPAGKYIAAITSSEMKPTKRGDGSYLELELTVIEGEYQNRKVWDRLCINHPNELTQKIARGNLSAICRAVSVLEPKDSVELHNLPMQITVRCKTRPETSEIDNEIKGYTAIPSQETNATEESTNSDPPPWKR, from the coding sequence ATGGCTAACTTAAACGGGTTTAATGCAAGTGAAGTTGAGCCGAATCATGTCTTTGAAGCGATTCCTGCTGGCAAATACATCGCTGCGATTACTTCCAGTGAGATGAAACCCACCAAACGCGGTGATGGCAGTTATCTGGAGCTGGAGCTGACGGTCATTGAAGGCGAGTACCAGAACCGCAAGGTGTGGGACAGGCTGTGTATCAATCATCCCAATGAACTAACGCAGAAGATTGCACGCGGGAACCTGTCTGCGATCTGCCGGGCGGTCAGCGTACTGGAACCAAAGGATTCTGTTGAACTGCACAATCTGCCAATGCAGATCACGGTTCGCTGTAAGACACGCCCTGAAACCAGTGAAATTGATAACGAAATCAAAGGTTATACGGCAATTCCATCACAAGAAACGAATGCAACGGAAGAATCGACAAACAGCGACCCACCCCCATGGAAACGCTAA
- a CDS encoding DEAD/DEAH box helicase family protein → MVLRPYQQEAVRAVYEHLRLRDDNPCLVLPTAAGKTPVIASICRDVVQKWDGRVLILAHVKELLEQAVNKLHIMAPDLWHRIGVYSAGLGSRDTEYPIIVAGIQSVYKRATELGHFDLILIDECHMLPPDGEGMYQSFLNGMQKINPQVRLIGLTATPYRMKQGLICNSDPESLLHHICYEVGVRELIVQGYLCPLKSKAGQRKVDTSKLHIRGGEFIQSETEALMDEESLVQSACSEIIKLTQDRHSVLIFAAGVKHAQHIQQTIENMGHACGFVCGDTLPFNRSQTLDGFKEQKLKYLVNVNVLTTGFDAPTIDCVVLLRPTQSPGLLYQMVGRGFRIHPSKQDCLILDYGGNILRHGPIDDLKVADKAKGTGKAPAKECPNCRALIHAAYSNCPECGYEFEREPDNKHNAQADSASVLSGQVTETDYEVQEVYYSVHQKRGAPENSPRTMRIDYRIGFNEYKSEWVCPEHHGYAHQKFQTWWQDRSLEPLPDSAEEAVAICDAGGIAETHAITVRSVAGEKFDRITSYKLGEKPPRMDGSASGSSGIYSDQFVEGLPCPDDEIPF, encoded by the coding sequence ATGGTACTCCGGCCCTATCAGCAGGAAGCGGTGCGTGCGGTCTATGAGCACCTGCGCTTACGTGATGACAATCCGTGTCTGGTGCTGCCAACAGCTGCAGGCAAAACGCCAGTGATTGCAAGTATCTGCAGGGATGTGGTGCAGAAGTGGGATGGCCGGGTATTGATATTGGCGCACGTCAAAGAACTGCTCGAACAAGCTGTTAATAAGCTACACATTATGGCACCGGATCTGTGGCACAGAATCGGCGTGTACTCTGCGGGATTGGGCAGCCGCGATACAGAGTACCCCATCATCGTCGCCGGGATTCAGTCGGTATATAAGCGTGCAACCGAGCTTGGTCATTTTGACCTGATTCTAATTGATGAATGCCACATGTTGCCGCCAGATGGCGAGGGGATGTATCAGAGCTTCCTCAATGGCATGCAGAAGATCAATCCGCAGGTGCGCCTGATCGGCTTAACCGCAACGCCGTACCGCATGAAGCAGGGACTCATCTGTAACTCTGATCCCGAAAGTTTGCTGCATCACATCTGTTACGAAGTGGGTGTTCGCGAGTTGATCGTTCAAGGTTACCTCTGCCCGTTAAAATCGAAAGCAGGCCAGCGCAAGGTTGATACCTCGAAGCTGCATATCCGGGGCGGCGAATTTATTCAATCAGAAACTGAAGCGTTAATGGATGAAGAGTCGCTGGTTCAATCGGCCTGCTCGGAGATCATCAAGCTTACACAAGATCGCCACTCTGTTCTGATCTTTGCTGCGGGCGTTAAACATGCCCAGCATATTCAACAGACGATCGAAAATATGGGGCATGCGTGCGGATTTGTATGTGGCGATACGCTTCCCTTTAACCGTTCGCAAACACTTGATGGATTTAAAGAGCAAAAGCTCAAATACCTTGTGAATGTGAACGTGCTTACTACCGGCTTTGATGCACCAACAATTGATTGCGTTGTCTTATTGCGTCCTACGCAGTCGCCCGGCCTGCTATATCAGATGGTTGGCAGAGGCTTTCGTATTCACCCATCAAAGCAAGATTGCTTGATTCTTGATTACGGCGGTAACATCCTGCGGCATGGTCCAATTGATGATCTGAAAGTGGCAGATAAAGCGAAAGGTACAGGCAAAGCGCCAGCGAAGGAATGCCCAAATTGCCGGGCGCTGATTCACGCCGCATATAGCAACTGCCCCGAGTGTGGTTATGAGTTTGAACGTGAGCCGGATAACAAGCACAACGCGCAAGCGGATTCTGCAAGTGTTCTTTCTGGCCAAGTCACTGAAACAGATTATGAGGTGCAGGAGGTGTATTACAGTGTTCACCAGAAACGCGGCGCACCAGAAAACAGCCCGCGTACGATGCGGATCGATTACCGCATTGGATTCAATGAGTACAAGAGTGAATGGGTCTGCCCAGAACATCATGGCTACGCACATCAGAAATTTCAAACATGGTGGCAGGATAGATCGCTTGAACCATTGCCTGATTCAGCAGAAGAGGCTGTTGCGATCTGCGATGCAGGCGGCATCGCTGAGACGCACGCTATTACGGTGCGATCGGTCGCGGGTGAAAAATTTGATCGTATCACGAGTTACAAATTGGGTGAAAAGCCACCACGGATGGATGGCTCAGCCTCCGGAAGTTCTGGCATATATTCTGATCAATTCGTTGAGGGTCTTCCATGTCCTGATGATGAGATACCGTTTTGA
- a CDS encoding helix-turn-helix transcriptional regulator translates to MQDTYPIAHTSMLNVKDVARRLQCSPRTVYRLCDAGLMPKPIKLGQLIRWNADTIEQWIAQGCPKQPTSKN, encoded by the coding sequence ATGCAGGACACCTATCCCATTGCCCACACATCTATGTTGAATGTAAAAGATGTCGCGCGTCGATTGCAATGCTCACCGCGAACCGTTTACCGCTTATGCGATGCAGGACTAATGCCTAAGCCTATCAAGCTCGGGCAACTCATACGCTGGAACGCGGATACCATCGAGCAATGGATCGCCCAAGGCTGCCCCAAACAGCCAACATCTAAAAATTAA
- a CDS encoding PD-(D/E)XK nuclease-like domain-containing protein, with the protein MDIDLSVLQAEPAGDYHAKANEYLSSHQLMDFMKCPWLYRKKHKGLIEDKDSPAYLIGRAAHSRILEGRDAYESSFAMGGPINEKTGKPYGTQTKAFVQWRIEQGKPVLSHEQADLVENMASGVAMNDKAVDLLLYGRAEGVLRQSYCDIPCQVRIDWTHPHKGIVDLKTCDDLLWFEADAKRYHYAYQLAFYRAIFATAVKEDPENIPVHIVAVEKKEPYRCGVWRVSEPLLAITQRENEAAIRRLIACQAINHWPTGYEELRYLATAPRNF; encoded by the coding sequence TTGGATATCGATCTCTCTGTCCTGCAGGCAGAACCCGCGGGTGATTACCACGCAAAAGCAAATGAGTATCTCAGTAGCCACCAGCTTATGGATTTTATGAAATGCCCCTGGCTTTACCGCAAAAAACATAAAGGCCTGATTGAGGACAAGGATTCACCTGCGTATCTGATTGGTCGGGCTGCGCATAGCCGCATCTTGGAAGGTCGCGATGCTTATGAATCGTCATTTGCGATGGGCGGACCGATCAATGAGAAAACTGGTAAGCCTTATGGCACACAAACCAAAGCTTTTGTGCAGTGGAGGATAGAGCAAGGCAAACCTGTTCTATCGCATGAGCAAGCTGATCTCGTTGAAAACATGGCCAGTGGTGTTGCGATGAACGACAAAGCGGTTGATCTCTTGCTGTATGGCAGAGCAGAAGGTGTTCTGCGTCAGTCTTACTGTGATATTCCTTGTCAGGTGCGCATCGACTGGACGCATCCACATAAGGGGATTGTGGATCTAAAAACCTGCGATGATTTGTTGTGGTTTGAGGCGGATGCCAAACGATACCACTACGCTTACCAGCTTGCTTTCTACCGGGCCATCTTCGCTACCGCAGTTAAAGAAGATCCTGAGAACATTCCGGTTCATATCGTTGCGGTTGAAAAGAAAGAACCTTATCGCTGCGGCGTCTGGCGCGTCAGTGAGCCTTTGCTCGCGATCACGCAGCGCGAAAACGAAGCTGCGATCCGTAGGCTCATTGCATGCCAGGCCATCAACCACTGGCCCACCGGCTATGAAGAGCTGCGTTATCTCGCAACAGCCCCCCGGAATTTTTGA
- a CDS encoding tyrosine-type recombinase/integrase, with protein MANVYKKSYTQPLPKHCEIIEQDGKPVAKWIDRRGHTRYEPVTIGRNGQYKLLRHSPTWYARYNDADGIERIKSTGCKDEQSARHVLAELLKRVEHVKSGIFTPEQHRQSIYADQTIQDHITAYLQHLKIKTVRGKSISKQHQRNRKQQLERITSACHFKRLQDINREAMERWMGNQDSAHIGSSTINHYRAAIVAFCNWCVDTGRLSVNPLNRLHKADEYNDKRRIRRALTEDEIYRLLRTAEIRPIAEFGRESVIKDKTKPKSRSNWTKAELTWENLEEAYERGMEHLCDGRRRQAKKLAFLGKERSLIYRTLIYTGLRKSELASITLGQVYLDERTPHLELLAKDEKAGRGAMIPLRADLAQHLRSYIQMLHKKHRTLHLPHNTPLFKITQDMIRVFGRDLTAASIPKYDERGRVVDIHALRHTFGTHLAKAGVAPRTAMAAMRHSSIELTMNVYTDPALLDVASAVEALPALNSPVMDIFRLNNKNAS; from the coding sequence ATGGCCAACGTCTACAAGAAATCTTACACGCAGCCGTTACCCAAACACTGTGAGATCATCGAACAGGATGGCAAGCCCGTTGCCAAATGGATCGACCGTCGCGGCCACACGCGCTACGAACCAGTCACCATTGGGCGTAATGGCCAATACAAACTGCTTCGCCACAGTCCAACGTGGTACGCCCGCTACAACGATGCTGATGGCATTGAACGTATCAAGTCAACTGGTTGTAAAGATGAGCAATCCGCAAGGCATGTACTGGCTGAACTACTTAAACGCGTTGAGCACGTGAAATCCGGCATCTTCACGCCCGAACAGCATCGCCAATCGATCTATGCAGATCAGACGATCCAAGATCACATCACCGCATACCTGCAACACCTGAAAATCAAAACCGTACGCGGTAAAAGCATCTCAAAGCAACACCAACGTAACCGCAAACAGCAACTTGAACGCATCACATCTGCTTGCCACTTCAAACGTCTTCAAGACATCAACCGTGAAGCCATGGAACGCTGGATGGGCAATCAAGATTCAGCGCATATAGGTAGCAGCACGATCAACCACTACCGCGCAGCGATTGTAGCCTTCTGCAACTGGTGCGTCGATACTGGTAGGCTCAGCGTGAACCCGCTTAACCGCTTGCACAAAGCAGATGAATACAACGATAAGCGGCGAATACGTCGCGCACTAACTGAAGATGAAATCTACCGCTTACTTCGAACCGCAGAAATCAGACCCATTGCTGAGTTTGGCCGCGAAAGCGTGATCAAAGACAAAACCAAGCCCAAAAGCAGAAGCAATTGGACGAAAGCTGAACTGACGTGGGAGAATCTGGAAGAAGCTTATGAACGCGGCATGGAGCATCTCTGCGATGGTAGAAGGCGTCAAGCCAAGAAACTCGCCTTCCTCGGTAAAGAACGTTCACTCATCTATCGCACGCTGATCTACACAGGCCTTCGCAAGAGTGAACTTGCCAGTATTACGCTCGGGCAAGTCTATCTGGATGAGCGTACACCGCATCTTGAGCTTCTTGCTAAAGACGAGAAAGCAGGACGCGGCGCGATGATACCACTACGAGCAGATCTTGCCCAGCACCTAAGGTCATACATTCAAATGCTTCACAAAAAGCACCGCACATTACATCTGCCTCACAACACACCGCTCTTTAAAATCACCCAAGACATGATCCGCGTATTTGGCCGCGATCTTACAGCAGCCAGCATCCCCAAGTACGACGAGCGAGGCCGCGTCGTAGACATCCACGCCCTTCGCCACACCTTCGGCACCCATCTCGCCAAAGCAGGCGTCGCGCCCCGCACCGCGATGGCAGCCATGCGCCACAGCAGTATTGAACTGACGATGAACGTCTATACCGACCCGGCACTACTCGATGTCGCGAGTGCGGTAGAAGCATTACCTGCTTTAAACTCGCCGGTAATGGACATTTTTCGATTAAACAACAAAAACGCCAGCTAG